ATTAGTTGGGATACCTCAAAATCAATTAACAAAAAAGCCATCAAAATTCCTTTGTAATTATTTTATTTACCAATAGATTAATAGATTCATCAACCAGCATCTTAACAAAAACAATATTTCCCAACTTTTTTATCAGTACTAAAGACACTTCAGCATTAAGAACTTTTTTATCTTTTTTGACTATTTTTGCTAAATTTTCCGTAGAAATAGTTTTCACCAAGCTGATATCAACCAATTCGAATGCATATTTTTTCAAGCATTGGTAAAGATCTTGATTGATTAATCCTTGATCTAAGCTTATCTTGTTGGCAATGACAGCCCCTAAAGCGACAGCTTGACCATGAGGAATTTTATAATCAGTTAATATCTCAAAAGCATGGCCAAAAGTATGACCATAATTAAGACTTTTTCTATGATTTTCTTCAAATTCATCTTCTTCTATAACGGCTTTTTTTACATATAAGGCCGCAAGTATTAATTTTTTCAAATCAGCAATATTATATACTGCTCCATCAATTACTAATTTTTCATAAATTTCAAAAAACGTTTCACCGCCAATAATACAAAGCTTATAAATTTCCCCCAAACCTGATCGGATTTCAGAAGCTGTAAGAGTTTTAAGAAAATTAATATTTAATATCACTTTAGCGGGCGCAGAAAAAAGAGCCACTTGATTTTTTTCTCTATTATGATTAAGACCAGTTTTGCCTCCTATGCATGAATCACACATGGCCAGTAACGTCGTAGGATAAAATATCCAATTGATTCCACGCTTAAAACAAGCAGCTACAAAAGCACCTAAATCTTGAATTATTCCTCCTCCAACCACAATCAAAGTATCAGTTTTTGTAAATTCAATTTTTTCAAGTTGCTCAATAATATCAAGCGCCGTATAGATATTTTTTATATTCTCAACTGATTCAATAATAATGCTTCTTCCTTCAGCAAAAGACAAATCTTCAAAATAAAGTTTCGCTACTGACTTGTCTATCAAAAGAAAATCTTTAGCATTTTTATTCATTGTGTAAATAATATTTTGTACGGGATCCTCTTGATTATCCCACTCTACTTGATAATTTTCAGGGATGGATATAACGGTAAAATTTTCATGCTGCTGATAATCTTCAGGAACATAAAATTCTTTTCCATCAATAGTAAAAGTTATTTGATTTTTCATTGAAAACTTCCTGCCATAAATCCTCCATCAATAACAATATCTTGGTAGGTAATATAGTTATTTTGGTCACTGCATAAATAATAAACAATATCAGCGACATCACTAGGTCAAAAAAGAGACCCTAAAGCAATTTTGCTCTTTAAAAATTCAATTTTTTCAGGATCATTATTCTTATGGGTCATCTTCGTATCAACAAACCCAGGAGATACGGTATTTACTTTCACTCCATACTTTCCAATCCTATAGCAGCCGTTTGAACTTAA
This genomic window from Brevinema andersonii contains:
- a CDS encoding 3-dehydroquinate synthase → MKNQITFTIDGKEFYVPEDYQQHENFTVISIPENYQVEWDNQEDPVQNIIYTMNKNAKDFLLIDKSVAKLYFEDLSFAEGRSIIIESVENIKNIYTALDIIEQLEKIEFTKTDTLIVVGGGIIQDLGAFVAACFKRGINWIFYPTTLLAMCDSCIGGKTGLNHNREKNQVALFSAPAKVILNINFLKTLTASEIRSGLGEIYKLCIIGGETFFEIYEKLVIDGAVYNIADLKKLILAALYVKKAVIEEDEFEENHRKSLNYGHTFGHAFEILTDYKIPHGQAVALGAVIANKISLDQGLINQDLYQCLKKYAFELVDISLVKTISTENLAKIVKKDKKVLNAEVSLVLIKKLGNIVFVKMLVDESINLLVNKIITKEF